TTTCGGCATTAGAGCAGTTAATTGATGCTGATACGAAAGCGGTATTTTGTGAGTCTATCGGCAACCCATCCGGCAATGTGGTGGATATTGCCCGTTTGGCAGAGATCGCTCACCGGCATGGCGTGCCATTGATTGTCGATAATACGGTGGCAACCCCGGTACTGTGTCGTCCCATCGAGTTGGGCGCTGATATTGTTATCCATTCTTTGACGAAATATATCGGCGGTCACGGCACCACAGTTGGCGGCATTATTATCGATGCTGGAAAATTTGACTGGCAAGGGGACAAACGCCGCTTTGCAGTGCTCAATGAACCCGACCCTTCTTACCATGGAGTGGTGTATACCGATGCATTTGGTCCGGCGGCATTTATCGGCCGGGCACGGGTGGTGCCATTGCGTAATACTGGCGCTGCACTGTCACCCCAGAGCGCGTTTTTATTACTACAAGGGTTGGAAACCTTAGCACTGCGGATGGAGCGCCATTGCAGTAACGCGCTGGCGTTGGCCAAGTATCTGCAGCAACATCCGGCGGTGAGTTGGGTCAATTATGCCGCGTTACCTGACAGCCCACAGCGGAATAACTGCGACAAAATTTGTCAGGGTCAGGCATCCGGCATTATTAGTTTTGGTATTCAGGGCGGCCGGGAAGCCGGTGGCCGCTTTATTGATGCATTGCAGTTGATCCTGCGCTTGGTGAATATCGGCGATGCCAAATCGCTGGCATGTCATCCGGCCAGTACCACCCACCGGCAGCTGGATGCCAAAGAGCTGGCCAGTGCCGGGGTCAGTGAGGATCTGATTCGGATTTCTGTGGGGATTGAGGATATCGACGATATTATCGCCGATGTCAGCCAGGCTCTGGCGCAGGCAAACGCCTGAAAAATGCGGGGAAACTCTCCACTCTGACAGGCTTGTGCTTATGCTGGCCAAAGGTACAATGGTTTGGATTTTCACTGATTTTTCAAACTTGAAAGAGTGAGCACATGCACGTACATATTCTTGGGATCTGTGGCACCTTTATGGGCGGGCTGGCTTTGCTGGCCCGAGAAATGGGCCACAGGGTGACCGGGTCGGATGCCAATGTTTATCCACCTATGAGTACTCAGTTGGAACAGCAGGGTATCGGTCTTATTCAGGGTTTTGACCCGACGCAGTTGGATGATACCCCGGATTTAGTGGTGATTGGCAATGCCATGAGCCGAGGTAATCCCTGTGTTGAAGCTGTGCTCAACCGTGGTTTGCCCTATACCTCAGGCCCCCAGTTTCTTGCCGACCATATCCTGCCGGGTAAATGGGTATTGGCGGTATCGGGTACCCACGGCAAAACCTCGACCGCCAGTATGCTGGCTTGGATTTTAGAAGATTGCGGCTATCAGCCCGGCTTTCTGATCGGCGGCGTGCCGCAAAATTTTGGCGTGTCAGCCCGCTTGGGGCAAACCGATTTCTTTGTGGTGGAAGCCGATGAATACGACAGTGCCTTTTTTGATAAACGCTCCAAATTTGTCCATTACCATCCTCGCACTTTAGTGATCAATAACCTGGAGTTTGACCATGCTGATATCTTTGATGATCTGCATGCGATTGAGCGCCAGTTTCACCATTTAGTCCGTACCGTCCCCGGACAGGGCAAGATTATCTGGCCATCCCATAGTGAAGCGGTACAACGTGTGATGGCCATGGGCTGTTGGAGTGAGCAAGAAACCCTGAATGCCGACGGGGATGGCTCTGGCTGGTCACTGCAGGCGTTGGCCGAAGATGGTCATCACTTTGCAATATCCCTTGATGGTCAGTTACAAGGAGAGATGAGCTGGGAGCTGATAGGCCGACATAATATGGAAAATGCGTTGATGGCGGTAGCTGCTGCCCGGCATGTCGGCGTGAGTCCCCATGCCGCAATGGCTGCCCTTGAGCAATTTATGCCCCCTAAGCGACGACTGGAGCAACTGGGCTGCATTGATGGTGTGACCTTATATGATGATTTTGCCCATCACCCCACAGCGATAGCCACTACGCTGCAGGCATTGCGAGCCAAGGTGGGGGATGCGCCGATTACCGTGGTGCTTGAACCGAGATCCAATACCATGAAACGGGGTGTTTATAAGGATTCGCTGGCTGGCGCCATGGCGCTGGCAGATAGGGCGCTATTGTTCCAAGGCGAGGCGGTGCAGTGGGATTTGCACAGCGTGATGGCCGGTGCGCCGTTGCCGGTACAGGTATTTGATGCCATTGAGCCGCTGGTAACTGAGTTGGCTGATACCGCTGTGGCAGGTGAGCATATTGTGGTGATGAGTAATGGCGGCTTTGGTGGCATTCACGGCAAGATATTGGCCGCACTGAAGGACAGAGCAAAATGAGTCACAGTCATTACGGCAGCTTGAATGCGCCGGAGAATTTCGGCGAGCGGGCTGTCAGTCTGGCTTGGACCGGTGCATCCGGTGCCCCTTATGGGTTAACGCTGCTGCAATGCCTGTTGCAGCAGGGTATACATGTTTATCTGATGATTTCCAGTGCCGCTCGGGTAGTCTTGGCCACTGAGCAGGGGTTAAAGCTGAGCAGTCACCCCCATAAAGCTGCGGAGCAACTCCACAAACAGCTTGGGTCACTGCCGGGACGATTGACGGTATTAGGCAAAGAAGAATGGTTTTCACCTCCGGCGTCCGGCAGTGGTGCTCCGCGCCAAATGGTGATTTGCCCTTGTTCGACCGGTACCTTGGCCGCCGTTGCCACTGGGATGAGTAACAATTTGTTGGAGCGGGCGGCGGATGTGGTGCTCAAAGAGCGCGGACAGCTTATCTTGGTGCCACGGGAAATGCCGTTTAATGCTATCCACCTAGCGCATATGCTGAGCCTTACCCGAATGGGCGCTGTGGTTATGCCTGCATCACCTGGTTTTTATCACCATCCCCAAACAGTGCAGGATCTGGTAGACTTCGTGGTCGCCCGGATTTTGGATCATCTGGGTGTCAATCATGAATTAACCGACCGGTGGGGATATTCTCCATCCCTACAACCTACCGGCGATGACAATTGAGAGAAATATGAAACATACCATTGAAGAGATGATTTCTACCGCTGAGATCAACGATAAGCTGGATGAATTGGCAGAGAAGATCAATGCCCACTATCAAAACAGCGAACGTCTGTTGATGGTTGGTCTGCTGAAGGGATCGGCTGTTTTTATGGCGGATTTGTGCCGTCGGATTAACGGCCATGTTGAAATCGATTTTATGGCTGTTTCCAGCTATGGCAATGCCATGACCAGTTCACGGGATGTGAAAATCCTCAAGGATGTGCAATCCGATATCTCTGGCCGTGACGTACTGATTGTGGAAGATTTGATTGACTCAGGTAATACCCTGCAGAAAGTCCGTGAGATGCTGCTGTTGCGCGAGCCTAAGAGTTTGGCGCTGTGTACATTGCTGGATAAGCCAGAACGCCGGGAAGTGGATGTGCCGGTAGACTTTGTTGGCTTTACCATCCCTGATGAATTTATTGTTGGCTACGGCATCGATTTCGCAGAACGTTACCGCAACCTGCCCTATATCGCCAAAGTGATTCCACAGGAATAATTTCGCGGCGCGATTACGCAGATTGCCAGAAGAAAACTCCCGCCTTGGCGGGAGTTTTAGTTTCAGCCCGATTCGTTCTGATAGTGCGCTATTAAAGCGATAGGGAGATAACCATATTTGAAGGGGACATCATGTCACAGCAGGCGCTGGTACTCGAAAACCTGAGAAAAACATACAAAGGCGGGGTAGAAGCGGTGCAGGGAATTAACCTCACCGTTGAACAAGGGGATTTCTTTGCCTTGCTGGGCCCTAATGGTGCCGGTAAGTCCACTACTATCGGTATTATCAGTGCCTTGGTGCATAAGACTGCCGGGCGGGTGACTGTATTTGGCTATGATACTGACCGGGAGTTAGAGCGAGCCAAGCTCTGCATTGGCCTGGTGCCCCAGGAATTTAACTTTAATCAGTTTGAAACTGTGTTGCAGATCGTCGTCAATCAGGCCGGCTTTTACGGGGTTCCCCGTGGTGAAGCATTAATCCGCGCTGAAAAGTATCTGACAGAACTGGATCTGTGGCAAAAACGTCATGCGCAGGCACGGCAGTTGTCCGGTGGGATGAAGCGTCGACTGATGATCGCCAGGGCATTGATGCACAATCCACAGTTATTGATTTTGGATGAACCGACTGCCGGGGTGGATATTGAGCTGCGCCGCTCCATGTGGGATTTTCTCAAACAGCTGAATAAATCAGGGGTGACGATTATTTTGACCACCCATTATCTGGAAGAGGCTGAGATGTTGTGCCGCAATATCGGCATTATTGATAAAGGCCAGCTGGTGGAGTGTACCTCCATGAAGCAATTGCTCAGTCAGCTGAATGTGGAAACCTTTATTTTGGATTTGCGCCATGCCTGTGCGCAGGCTCCGGAATTAGGGGATATTCGTTGCCAATTATTGGATGAGCGCACGCTGGAAGTGGAAATTGCCAAGGATCACAGCCTTAACGATCTGTTTGCGCAATTGACAGCGCAGGGGCTGGATGTGGTGTCGATGCGCAATAAGAGTAACCGGCTGGAAGAGCTGTTTGTGAATCTGGTAGAGCGGGCAAAACAGGAGCGGGCCGCATGAATATGACCGGGCTGTATTTTACGGCATTTAAAAGTATTTTAATTAAAGAAATCAATCGTTTTACTCGTATTTGGGTGCAGACGCTGGTGCCGCCTGCCATCACGATGACGCTGTATTTTCTGATTTTCGGCAATTTAGTGGGGCGGCGTATCGGTGAAATGGGCGGTGTCTCTTATATGGAGTTTATCGCTCCGGGGCTGATCATGATGTCGGTGATCACCAACTCTTACTCTAATGTGGCATCGTCATTTTATAGCGCTAAATTCCAGCGTAATTTAGAAGAGCTGATGGTGGCACCTGTGCCCCACTATGTGATGATTGCCGGTTATGTGTTTGGCGGGGTTGCCCGAGGACTGTGTGTTGGGCTGATTGTGACCTTAGTAGCGTTGTTTTTTGTCGATATTCATCTGCAACATCCGTTGCTGGTGGCGCTGACTGTGCTACTAACCTCGATATTGTTTTCTTTAGGCGGCCTGATTAATGCGGTATTTGCCAAGAGTTTTGATGATATCAGCATTATTCCGACCTTTGTGCTGACGCCGCTGACTTATCTGGGCGGGGTGTTTTACTCTCTTTCCCTGCTACCACCGCTATGGCAGGGCATTTCCGCCCTGAATCCTGTGGTGTATATGATTAACGTGTTTCGCTACGGTTTTCTCGGTACTGCGGACATTAGCGTGCCGCTATCGCTGGCGATTATGGTGGCCTTTTGTATTGGGCTGTGGTCGGTGGCTTACTATCTGGTATCTCGCGGTATTGGCCTGCGGACTTAATTTGGTGAAGCCAATAGCGCTTATGTTGCGCGATATTGAATCAATAAAAAGCCACCGAAAGGTGGCTTTTTTATAGTGCTGACGTTATGCCATGTGGCCGCGATAAACCTGATGCGCCGGGTTAACGGCTGAACTCCAAATTATCAATTAGGCGGGCTTTTCCCAGATAAGCCGCAGCAAGGATAACCAGGGCGGTATCTGTGTCCGTCACCGGTGCTAAATTGTGAGCGTTGCGGATCTCTAGATAGTCAGGACGCAGTCCGGCATCAGCCAGTGCCGCTTTTGCCTGTGCAATGGCTTGAGGGATGGGCATGGCAGTTTTAACCGCAGCAGCCAGATTATCCAGCGTACGTTTTAGCGCAGGCGCTAAGGCTTTTTCTTCTGCGGTGAGATAACCATTACGTGAACTCATCGCCAGGCCGGAAGGCTCACGCACAGTATCAATACCGATAATATCTACCGGTATGGACAGATCTTCTACCATGGTGCGGATCACCTGTAGCTGTTGGTAATCCTTTTTACCAAACAGTGCCATATCTGGCTGCACCAGATTGAAGAGTTTACAGACTACGGTGGCAACGCCTCGGAAATGCCCCGGCCGGGTTTGGCCGCATAGCTCGTCACTGATCCCGGGCACCTCAACATAGGTCTGCGCATCTAAGCCGCGGGGATAGATGATTTGTGGCGTGGGTGTAAATAGCAGTCCGGCACCAGCTTCTGCCAGTGCCAGCTTATCTTCATTGAGCGTGCGGGGGTAGGCATCCAAATCTTCGTGCTGACCAAATTGTAGTGGGTTGACGAAAATGGAGACCACCACATGGTCAGCCCGATGACAGGCTTCACGCACTAGGGTGATATGTCCCTGATGCAGATTTCCCATGGTAGGCACAAAGGCCACGGTTTCACCTTGGGCGTGCCAGGCTTTCACCTGGGCACGGATTTCAGAAATATTGGCACTGGTAATCATGTTTACAACTCAGTTAAAAGTATGTTCTGGCGCCGGAAACTCACCTTTGGCGACTTCATCGATATAGGCCCGTACCGCAGCACGGATTTCGCCTGTCTGCTTAAGATAATTTTTAGAAAAACGGGGGATATAACCACTGGAAATCCCCAATACATCATGCATTACCAGAATTTGTCCGTCAGTGTCAGCTCCGGCACCGATGCCGATTACCGGAATTGTCAGCGCCTGGGTAATGGTGCGTGCCAGCGGGGCGGGAATGCACTCTAATACCAGTAACTGTGCGCCGGCCGCCTCAATCGCTTTTGCCTCGGCCAAAATGCGCTTGGCATTATCTTCATCTCGCCCTTGCACTTTAAAACCACCGAAGACATTAACCGATTGCGGGGTCAGTCCCAGATGGGCGCATACCGGGATACCACGCTCAGTCAGCATCTGGACACTGGGTAGCAGCCATTGACCGCCCTCAAGCTTAACCATATTGGCACCAGCCTGCATCAGGATGGCGGCATTTGCCATGGTTTGCTCTGTGGTGGCGTAACTCATAAAAGGCATATCCGCGATCAACAAGGTACGTTTGATACCATGGCGGACACAACGGGTGTGATAGGCGATATCCTCAATCGTGACGGGCAGAGTAT
This region of Shewanella sp. NFH-SH190041 genomic DNA includes:
- a CDS encoding ABC transporter permease, whose protein sequence is MTGLYFTAFKSILIKEINRFTRIWVQTLVPPAITMTLYFLIFGNLVGRRIGEMGGVSYMEFIAPGLIMMSVITNSYSNVASSFYSAKFQRNLEELMVAPVPHYVMIAGYVFGGVARGLCVGLIVTLVALFFVDIHLQHPLLVALTVLLTSILFSLGGLINAVFAKSFDDISIIPTFVLTPLTYLGGVFYSLSLLPPLWQGISALNPVVYMINVFRYGFLGTADISVPLSLAIMVAFCIGLWSVAYYLVSRGIGLRT
- the panC gene encoding pantoate--beta-alanine ligase — protein: MITSANISEIRAQVKAWHAQGETVAFVPTMGNLHQGHITLVREACHRADHVVVSIFVNPLQFGQHEDLDAYPRTLNEDKLALAEAGAGLLFTPTPQIIYPRGLDAQTYVEVPGISDELCGQTRPGHFRGVATVVCKLFNLVQPDMALFGKKDYQQLQVIRTMVEDLSIPVDIIGIDTVREPSGLAMSSRNGYLTAEEKALAPALKRTLDNLAAAVKTAMPIPQAIAQAKAALADAGLRPDYLEIRNAHNLAPVTDTDTALVILAAAYLGKARLIDNLEFSR
- a CDS encoding flavin prenyltransferase UbiX, which translates into the protein MSHSHYGSLNAPENFGERAVSLAWTGASGAPYGLTLLQCLLQQGIHVYLMISSAARVVLATEQGLKLSSHPHKAAEQLHKQLGSLPGRLTVLGKEEWFSPPASGSGAPRQMVICPCSTGTLAAVATGMSNNLLERAADVVLKERGQLILVPREMPFNAIHLAHMLSLTRMGAVVMPASPGFYHHPQTVQDLVDFVVARILDHLGVNHELTDRWGYSPSLQPTGDDN
- the panB gene encoding 3-methyl-2-oxobutanoate hydroxymethyltransferase — its product is MSKVTSSTLRQFKQEGHKFTALTAYDASFAAAFDEEGIDVLLVGDSLGMVLQGHDDTLPVTIEDIAYHTRCVRHGIKRTLLIADMPFMSYATTEQTMANAAILMQAGANMVKLEGGQWLLPSVQMLTERGIPVCAHLGLTPQSVNVFGGFKVQGRDEDNAKRILAEAKAIEAAGAQLLVLECIPAPLARTITQALTIPVIGIGAGADTDGQILVMHDVLGISSGYIPRFSKNYLKQTGEIRAAVRAYIDEVAKGEFPAPEHTFN
- the hpt gene encoding hypoxanthine phosphoribosyltransferase codes for the protein MKHTIEEMISTAEINDKLDELAEKINAHYQNSERLLMVGLLKGSAVFMADLCRRINGHVEIDFMAVSSYGNAMTSSRDVKILKDVQSDISGRDVLIVEDLIDSGNTLQKVREMLLLREPKSLALCTLLDKPERREVDVPVDFVGFTIPDEFIVGYGIDFAERYRNLPYIAKVIPQE
- a CDS encoding O-acetylhomoserine aminocarboxypropyltransferase/cysteine synthase family protein, coding for MKLATLALHHGYRSDPTTRSAAVPIYQTTSYTFDNTQHGADLFDLKVPGNIYTRIMNPTTEVLEQRLAALEGGIGALAVASGMAAITYAIQTLVQAGDNIVSTSQLYGGTYNLFAHTLPRQGVNVRMAPAEDFSALEQLIDADTKAVFCESIGNPSGNVVDIARLAEIAHRHGVPLIVDNTVATPVLCRPIELGADIVIHSLTKYIGGHGTTVGGIIIDAGKFDWQGDKRRFAVLNEPDPSYHGVVYTDAFGPAAFIGRARVVPLRNTGAALSPQSAFLLLQGLETLALRMERHCSNALALAKYLQQHPAVSWVNYAALPDSPQRNNCDKICQGQASGIISFGIQGGREAGGRFIDALQLILRLVNIGDAKSLACHPASTTHRQLDAKELASAGVSEDLIRISVGIEDIDDIIADVSQALAQANA
- a CDS encoding ABC transporter ATP-binding protein, yielding MSQQALVLENLRKTYKGGVEAVQGINLTVEQGDFFALLGPNGAGKSTTIGIISALVHKTAGRVTVFGYDTDRELERAKLCIGLVPQEFNFNQFETVLQIVVNQAGFYGVPRGEALIRAEKYLTELDLWQKRHAQARQLSGGMKRRLMIARALMHNPQLLILDEPTAGVDIELRRSMWDFLKQLNKSGVTIILTTHYLEEAEMLCRNIGIIDKGQLVECTSMKQLLSQLNVETFILDLRHACAQAPELGDIRCQLLDERTLEVEIAKDHSLNDLFAQLTAQGLDVVSMRNKSNRLEELFVNLVERAKQERAA
- the mpl gene encoding UDP-N-acetylmuramate:L-alanyl-gamma-D-glutamyl-meso-diaminopimelate ligase → MHVHILGICGTFMGGLALLAREMGHRVTGSDANVYPPMSTQLEQQGIGLIQGFDPTQLDDTPDLVVIGNAMSRGNPCVEAVLNRGLPYTSGPQFLADHILPGKWVLAVSGTHGKTSTASMLAWILEDCGYQPGFLIGGVPQNFGVSARLGQTDFFVVEADEYDSAFFDKRSKFVHYHPRTLVINNLEFDHADIFDDLHAIERQFHHLVRTVPGQGKIIWPSHSEAVQRVMAMGCWSEQETLNADGDGSGWSLQALAEDGHHFAISLDGQLQGEMSWELIGRHNMENALMAVAAARHVGVSPHAAMAALEQFMPPKRRLEQLGCIDGVTLYDDFAHHPTAIATTLQALRAKVGDAPITVVLEPRSNTMKRGVYKDSLAGAMALADRALLFQGEAVQWDLHSVMAGAPLPVQVFDAIEPLVTELADTAVAGEHIVVMSNGGFGGIHGKILAALKDRAK